From Impatiens glandulifera chromosome 7, dImpGla2.1, whole genome shotgun sequence:
CACCGCCTGTTCATGATGTTGCCTGGTAACATGGATTGGAGTAGTTGAATTTGTCAAATGAAGGTAAGAGTAAGATGCTGATAATCTCAAGTAGAATAAAAATATCTGGATATATTCTAAACAGATTGTTCCATAGCAGGAGATTTTCTTCATCAAGTATTGACTGTAACTGGAGATTTTTTTGTGCTTCAGGAAGAGGACACGATAATCTGTTCAAAATGCTATAAGAATGGGAACTATGGGGTGAACAGGTCTGCAGATAATTTCAATCTCATTCAAAACATTATTAACAAGACTAAATCCAAACGAGTCTCATTCTCAAGAGAAAACTGAAGCAAAAGTCCAAGACAATGAGCTTGAGCATAAGGGTGAACAGAATGGAGATACTGAGATGGAGACACCAACTCTGAAGAGAAGACGAAGTGCTTCACCTTCAGACAATAGGGGTGCATTGATGGAACAGGTTACTACTCTTTTCTCTTCATAAATCTAGAAATTCGTATATCATAAATCATGGacatttttacttatttaaatttaaatttaaacattcaCACACACTATATTTAAAATCAGTATCAGATGGTTTAATTAGAACAAAgtgatttcaaatcaatcatCCAGTTTCTAAAGTTTTATTGATTTGATTCAACGAATAATTACTCACCTTTCTGTTATAATACACAATTAAGGTTAAAAATTCAAGCTTTCAAATGACATGTTACTCGACTGTGTCATTTCAAGAGGTTTTTCAGTGAAAGGATTATTTGAAggtttcaaatttttattaccCTTATGTTGGATAGTTTGCTTCCCTGTTCTCTTGTTGGATAGTTTGTTATCAGTTCCTCTTATGTTGAATATCAACTTTCTGCAAACTTGGTAGCTCTCATATCCTCTTTAGTTGGTCCACATATCACTGCCTCTGCGGCCTCTACTGCCATCACAGCACTCTGTCATGAAATCCAATGTCCAAATGAGATATTTGATGGTGATGATAGTGGCGATCATGTCTTAGGTTCTTCTCCTGAAGACATCCTTGAGAGGTTAATATCTTCATGGTTTTTTAATAACGATATctctattttcttttgtttcaaTGTTTGGATTTTTTACCTGCTCTCTTCTCCATTCAGAGAATACCGGGATGAAGGTACAGAGGCTGGTGGAGGTCTTGGTGAGTTAGGTTAGTATATGTGAACTGTagctaatttaaatatttttgctTAAAAATGTACAGCAAACTAAGTTATTGTATAGTTTGACTAGTGTAACCGCTTccatctttttttaatattcttgttCACGTAGAAACTCATTCAACCCAAGAAAAAGACAcgatacattttttaaatattcttgtTCATATATTCATGAAACCACATCAATTCCTGCTATATGTCTTCTTCCATTGGTTATACCTCGAGCATGATTATTGATGTTGTTGGTAAGATTTCTTTTCattatttggtaaaaaaatatcatttctctCCTTTTCCTTTCTGATTATGAACTTAATGAATAGACAAAAAGAACCCCACACTAGTGTCTCCATTAGAATGTCGAATGTTGGTTCTCAACTCAATTGCTCAATCACATTGTCTGTGCTATGTGATCTCGATGGACTTCAGGTGACCTTTTAGTcatattcatctttttttaaacTTGATCAAGAACCGTCCTTGATTTACTCGTCTGGTTGTTTGAAGATATTATCGATTAATGGAAATGAATATGGTTGATTTGGTTCTTAATGATTGTGtaagtttatttaattcttaatctGTTTTTCATGCCACATTTTTgctaattaagttaaaatattttcagaatTGTATATGTATttgaaagttaaaatattttcagaatTGTATATGTATttcaaagttaaaatattttgagaattgTATATGTATTTGAACCTTATTTACTGTGGCAGGTATTGTTTATTTATCTTACTTCCTTTGGCATATGGAGTCTTGAATATACTGAAGAAGAAAGATGGTGAAGGTGATCTCACACTTCTCCATCGTCATCTCCGGTAAAGATAACagtttcttcttcatcttctacaTTTCGTACAATCGGATTAACCAGTCCGATCCGGGCAACTTTCAGGTTCAAACAATGTTAATTCACCTCTGAGTGGAAACAGAGGACAGAGAGCTTCTAGCGGCGGGGGAGGAGGAAGTCGTCTTCTTTCCGTTTCAAAAGACACCGATGAATTCGTAGCTTACACAGTTCACATTCCGCCGACACCCGACCGAGGAACGACATCGGAATCTCAGAATAGTCCGTTGGAGAGCAGAAAGAGTGCGGCCGGAGGACCCCACATCGGGTCTTATGTAAAGGATACGCTTTATACCGGCGGGTTCAATTCGGTGACACGTGCCCACGTAATCGATTCATCTATCAACGATGGAGAAGAGATTGGGAAATCAGAATTGATTTGTGAAATCGAAGGTTGTGATGATAATGCACAGGATAAGAATTGGAA
This genomic window contains:
- the LOC124944526 gene encoding uncharacterized protein LOC124944526 isoform X2, which gives rise to METPTLKRRRSASPSDNRGALMEQFVISSSYVEYQLSANLVALISSLVGPHITASAASTAITALCHEIQCPNEIFDGDDSGDHVLGSSPEDILEREYRDEGTEAGGGLGELDKKNPTLVSPLECRMLVLNSIAQSHCLCYVISMDFRYYRLMEMNMVDLVLNDCVLFIYLTSFGIWSLEYTEEERW
- the LOC124944526 gene encoding cellulose synthase-like protein D5 isoform X1, whose protein sequence is MVKVISHFSIVISGSNNVNSPLSGNRGQRASSGGGGGSRLLSVSKDTDEFVAYTVHIPPTPDRGTTSESQNSPLESRKSAAGGPHIGSYVKDTLYTGGFNSVTRAHVIDSSINDGEEIGKSELICEIEGCDDNAQDKNWKGQCECGFRIWKDCYLDCISNGTGYCNGCKEAYKDLTDYETSESSSSDTENLLILL